One genomic segment of Osmia bicornis bicornis chromosome 16, iOsmBic2.1, whole genome shotgun sequence includes these proteins:
- the LOC114876659 gene encoding pro-resilin-like — protein sequence MFYLQITILCMAMVHVICDLPPGTRRNTYLPPEPTKGYNYDTPSIPFPRPSTTRPPFSSTQRYPSPKPTTKFPPRPTPSEGYPPPGPRPTPEFPDYGSSTRPTGNTITPSGHDHHHHEPGMPFDFNYAVKEDAFGNDYSHNAISDGDIVRGEYRVQLPDGRLQIVRYTADWKHGFSAQVSYDGNPRFDVPRPTSNFAGY from the exons atAACGATACTATGCATGGCAATGGTCCACGTGATTTGCGATCTACCACCAGGCACGAGACGCAATACGTACTTGCCACCAGAGCCGACGAAGGGCTACAATTATGACACACCTTCGATACCTTTCCCCAGGCCTTCCACGACGAGACCACCCTTCTCCTCCACACAGCGTTACCCTAGTCCTAAGCCGACCACAAAGTTCCCACCTAGACCAACTCCCAGCGAAGGGTATCCACCTCCAGGTCCGAGGCCCACTCCAGAGTTCCCTGATTATGGCTCGTCGACCAGGCCCACAGGCAACACCATAACACCTAGTGGA CATGATCATCACCATCATGAACCAGGCATGCCGTTCGACTTCAACTATGCCGTGAAGGAAGATGCATTCGGCAACGACTACTCCCATAACGCTATAAGCGACGGCGACATCGTACGCGGGGAGTACAGAGTCCAGCTTCCAGATGGAAGGCTACAGATCGTTCGTTACACAGCTGACTGGAAGCACGGTTTCAGCGCGCAGGTATCCTACGACGGGAATCCCCGTTTCGACGTTCCTCGGCCGACCAGCAACTTCGCGGGCTATTAA
- the LOC114876656 gene encoding Bardet-Biedl syndrome 7 protein homolog — MTLPLSRIDYTTVGVTSRGTMKIFPATEHRQTQKFAVADHDGILYVYGIKKGELQLSFKSLPGPRINKVVLGGPTRDRIFIAQDSTVKGYTKKGKLFLEFDTNLIDPITSLYVLGPNLAACARDLYHRYHDCKDADSYLAGEILYDVILLPADATFIYAILACGDCAIRVLHGTKTPAVLRLPSVPTVLSLCRERDAESKEHMLVGTMDGKVGLLILESNKTLRISWILNMTGSEVTSLDTYELQDGLDILIGRQDGTIEVYTFPEEDTLSLLRYRCNANESVTSVRGGIIGAAGYPEVLVTTYSGKIFGLTTRPPGLLEADQNDGLMKLKAEIQLLQEKLNEEKEATNFTVDPLAPLILSVNHRIILNKEDASYSLSVELDTPIDNILIQSDTPIELLDVESNSAVVSLSTCNPREGNFVLATYRCQINTNHLEMKLRTIEGQSGTLQIYVTSQVQPKCCRRILIPVCALSLHVRLHEDGKEVHERGPFNELKVVGSFTIAEMHAWLSLALPDVPERPHLEEGEVVLTYISSFIGTVLKCKYKKGSAIFLGENISSIIILRDVLTREATKRKIKLDVFCDVAEGSVSKVLELILPRLNGAHELTRKVKILNALEEWELKENPKDNLCSEYQELMQKETEIKSQMAKDSEILERLQAVITDLYVDWERAKRSRRITSKDAAEKLSAALESRELVQLLQIFINTNNTVPAPASLSSIM; from the exons ATGACTTTGCCATTGTCAAGGATAGATTATACAACTGTGGGTGTCACATCTCGAGGTACAATGAAGATTTTCCCTGCAACAGAACACAGACAAACGCAAAAGTTTGCTGTTGCTGATCACGATGGGATACTATATGTCTATG GTATAAAGAAAGGAGAATTGCAACTGTCATTTAAATCATTGCCAGGACCAAGGATTAATAAGGTGGTTCTTGGTGGTCCAACGCGTGACAGGATTTTCATTGCCCAAGACAGTACTGTAAAGGGTTATACCAAGAAAGGAAAATTGTTCTTGGAATTCGACACAAATCTCATAGATCCTATTACATCCCT ATACGTGCTTGGTCCAAATCTTGCAGCATGTGCCAGAGATCTTTATCACAGATACCATGATTGTAAAGATGCTGACTCTTACTTAGCTGGTGAAATTTTATACGATGTGATACTCCTGCCTGCTGATGCCACCTTCATCTACGCTATACTTGCTTGCGGAGATTGTGCT ATTCGAGTTCTTCATGGTACAAAAACACCAGCAGTTCTCAGACTTCCAAGCGTGCCTACAGTATTATCATTGTGCAG AGAACGAGACGCTGAATCTAAAGAACATATGTTGGTTGGAACCATGGATGGTAAAGTGGGCTTGCTGATTCTTGAGAGCAATAAAACTCTGAGAATCAGTTGGATACTAAACATGACAGGCTCAGAAGTGACTTCCTTGGATACCTACGAACTGCAAGATGGATTAGACATACTTATTGGTCGACAGGATGGTACCATTGAAGTATATACCTTCCCTGAGGAGGACACGTTATCCTTACTTCGGTATCGTTGC AACGCTAATGAAAGCGTAACTTCAGTAAGAGGTGGAATAATAGGAGCTGCAGGATATCCTGAAGTACTAGTCACAACGTACTCAGGAAAAATATTTGGTTTGACTACTAGACCGCCTGGATTATTGGAAGCTGATCAAAATGATGGTTTGATGAAGCTGAAAGCAGAGATACAACTTTTACAGGAAAAGCTTAACGAGGAAAAAGAAGCAACTAATTTCACTGTCGATCCTTTAGCACCACTGATTCTATCAGTGAATCATAG gataattttaaataaagaagatGCATCGTATTCACTTTCAGTAGAACTGGACACACCGATTGATAACATTTTGATACAATCAGACACACCAATAGAGTTATTGGATGTGGAAAGTAACAGTGCAGTTGTTAGCCTTTCGACTTGTAATCCTAGAGAAGGCAATTTTGTTCTTGCTACTTATCGCTGTCAa ATAAACACCAATCATCTTGAAATGAAGTTAAGAACTATCGAAGGTCAATCTGGTACCCTGCAAATTTATGTCACTTCACAG GTACAACCAAAATGTTGCCGTAGAATATTAATACCTGTATGTGCCTTATCTCTTCACGTAAGGCTACATGAAGATGGTAAAGAGGTTCATGAAAGAGGTCCTTTTAACGAATTAAAAGTAGTTGGAAGCTTCACCATTGCTGAG atGCATGCTTGGCTTTCTCTTGCATTACCTGATGTTCCTGAAAGGCCTCATTTGGAAGAAGGAGAGGTTGTTTTAACATACATTTCATCCTTTATTGGCACAGTTCTAAAATGCAAATATAA GAAAGGAAGCGCCATTTTCCTGGGAGAAAATATATCAAGTATTATAATTCTCAGGGACGTGTTAACGAGAGAAgcaacaaaaagaaaaatcaaattagACGTCTTCTGTG ATGTTGCAGAAGGGAGTGTATCCAAAGTATTGGAATTAATTCTTCCACGATTGAACGGTGCCCATGAATTGACTAGGAAAGTGAAAATTCTGAACGCCCTTGAGGAATGGGAGCTGAAAGAAAATCCAAAAGACAATCTGTGCTCTGAATATCAAGAATTGATGCAGAAAGAAACAGAGATCAAGTCACAGATGGCAAAAGACAGTGAAATTTTAGAAAGATTACAAGCAGTAATTACAGATCTCTACGTCGATTGGGAAAGAGCTAAACGTTCTCGTAG AATTACTAGCAAAGACGCTGCAGAAAAGCTTAGCGCAGCACTTGAATCCAGGGAGCTGGTTcaactgttacaaattttcataaaCACAAATAACACGGTGCCTGCACCAGCTTCGTTATCTTCAATTATGTAA
- the LOC114876657 gene encoding zinc finger protein 879-like has protein sequence MEVTTEEAQAVLLEGMEGAQYITIQRADGEPLSKSVPLLTLNGELIPEGMVVDMINAGVGTDYGTATQYYEADDLLQHELTEEDRRLAAALVAVQLQQQQKQQQLHSQSQHEDSTLPDVSHLETLTPVNTYSIQTVPEPNAPPVYPTLQPFKRITHNVKQEFINVKSEYDVDVSAESSEDATPSSGPKRSLPHKKRIPRNFKQQTKRNSTRKDSSRLNSDGINAESSTDTQAHVFKCELCSSKFSSQLKFFEHLKVHYEPVKQETRIAQATNTNITISVPETVQSLENTVIEEFSEPEDLMEGIRGVVEETGAHIDDETESPLSTVNNESPLWTITDVTAHVHRDHVKPATVNEQTLHNKEKTDIPQTMKKKKILKARKSNDELMCSQCDRTFHHKNSLVYHMRSHSGERPHQCEVCGKSFFAPSALKVHKRLHSGDKPYKCEECGRHFRQWGDLKYHSTSIHSEQKQYQCEYCGKDFARKYSLIVHRRIHTGEKNYRCEFCNKTFRASSYLQNHRRIHTGEKPHQCAVCGKPFRVRSDMKRHMHTHSRGRTDRPLNRVISGKSIDDENDKGSQAKTIQDLVRDLKLEVEATGVVEIVPPDDNPESILPHAGGQTLEYTVTASTDGNSDRDPLEAVVRTTDNMQYFFM, from the exons ATGGAAGTTACAACGGAGGAAGCACAAGCAGTGCTGCTGGAGGGAATGGAGGGTGCGCAGTATATTACTATTCAAAGGGCTGATGGGGAACCATTAAGCAAAAGTGTTCCCCTCTTAACTCTCAATGGAGAATTAATCCCCGAAGGAATGGTTGTTGATATGATCAATGCTGGTGTTGGTACAGATTACGGTACAGCAACCCAGTATTACGAGGCAGATGATTTATTACAACATGAATTAACAGAG GAAGATCGTAGATTGGCAGCCGCTTTGGTTGCTGTTCAATTGCAGCAACAACAGAAACAACAACAACTTCACAGTCAATCTCAGCACGAAGATTCAACTTTACCAGACGTTTCTCATTTAGAGACTTTAACACCGGTTAACACGTACTCTATTCAAACTGTACCGGAACCTAATGCTCCGCCTGTATACCCCACCTTGCAACCATTCAAGCGAATCACGCATAACGTAAAGCAAGAGTTCATAAACGTTAAAAGCGAATATGACGTGGACGTGTCGGCTGAAAGTAGCGAGGATGCGACCCCAAGCTCCGGACCAAAACGATCCTTACCGCATAAAAAGAGGATTCCCCGTAATTTCAAACAGCAAACCAAGAGAAATTCGACGAGGAAAGATAGTAGTAGATTGAATTCAGACGGCATTAATGCTGAATCGTCTACCGATACCCAGGCTCATGTATTTAAGTGTGAGCTATGTAGTTCTAAGTTTAGTagtcaattaaaattttttgaacACCTCAAG GTGCATTACGAGCCTGTAAAGCAAGAAACCAGGATAGCACAAGCAACAAATACAAATATCACTATATCTGTACCGGAAACTGTTCAGAGTCTTGAAAATACAGTGATAGAGGAGTTCAGTGAACCTGAGGATCTCATGGAAGGCATCAGGGGCGTTG TGGAGGAAACGGGTGCTCACATAGACGACGAAACAGAGTCTCCGTTATCCACTGTAAACAATGAATCGCCATTGTGGACAATTACCGATGTCACGGCGCATGTACATAGGGACCACGTGAAACCGGCGACTGTTAATGAACAAACTCTACACAACAAAGAAAAGACTGACATTCCACAAacaatgaaaaagaagaagatacTGAAAGCAAGGAAATCAA atGATGAACTGATGTGTTCCCAATGCGATCGGACATTCCACCACAAAAATAGTTTAGTGTATCACATGCGATCTCACAGTGGTGAACGACCGCATCAGTGCGAAGTTTGTGGAAAAAGTTTCTTTGCTCCCAGCGCGTTGAAG GTACACAAGCGTCTTCATAGCGGTGACAAGCCGTACAAATGCGAAGAATGCGGACGACATTTTCGTCAATGGGGTGATTTAAAGTATCATTCGACGAGTATTCATTCGGAACAGAAACAGTACCAGTGCGAATACTGTGGTAAAGACTTCGCGCGAAAGTATTCTTTGATTGTTCACAGAAGAATACACACCGGCGAAAAGAACTATAGATGTGAATTCTGTAATAAAACATTCAGAGCTAGTAGTTATTTACAGAATCATCGACGTATACATACGGGGGAGAAACCTCATCAGTGCGCGGTGTGTGGAAAGCCGTTCAGAGTGCGAAGTGATATGAAGAGGCATATGCATACGCATTCTAGGGGAAGAACCGATAGACCATTGAACAGAGTTATATCAGGGAAGAGTATAGACGATGAAAACGATAAGGGATCGCAGGCAAAAACGATCCAGGATCTCGTTAGAGATTTGAAGTTGGAAGTCGAAGCGACAGGTGTGGTGGAAATCGTTCCACCCGATGATAATCCTGAAAGCATTTTACCGCATGCCGGTGGACAGACTTTAGAGTACACGGTGACAGCATCAACGGATGGTAATTCGGACAGAGATCCGTTGGAAGCGGTTGTACGTACAACTGATAACAT GCAATATTTCTTCATGTAA